Proteins encoded within one genomic window of Amycolatopsis nigrescens CSC17Ta-90:
- a CDS encoding DUF2786 domain-containing protein: protein MPDQDALLARVRKLLAKAEDPAVTEAEAELYNTKAAELIARHGIDNAMLAAEDRDADEITSVRISVENPYSRDKASLLAKVAHPLRCRAIFLRAGNFVYAVTVFGFRSDLERAQLLYTSLLLQATTQLGRVRPEVPWQSVAAYRRTWLHGFATAVQQRLTSAEQRAAVEHGSTTTAGRSTELVLRDRVDMVDEAYQQEYGDLHVMRRRRLSGGGYLDGHLAGRRADLGATPVSAARPGLHIT, encoded by the coding sequence ATGCCCGATCAGGACGCACTGCTCGCCAGGGTGCGAAAACTACTGGCCAAAGCGGAGGATCCGGCCGTCACCGAAGCGGAGGCCGAGCTCTACAACACCAAGGCGGCCGAGCTGATCGCGCGGCACGGCATCGACAACGCGATGCTGGCCGCGGAAGACCGCGACGCGGACGAGATCACCAGCGTGCGGATTTCGGTGGAGAACCCGTACAGCCGGGACAAGGCGAGCCTGCTCGCCAAGGTCGCCCACCCGCTCCGGTGCCGCGCGATCTTCCTGCGAGCTGGCAATTTCGTCTACGCGGTGACCGTGTTCGGTTTCCGTTCCGACCTCGAGCGGGCCCAGCTGCTGTACACGAGCCTGCTGCTGCAGGCGACCACCCAGCTCGGCCGGGTGCGGCCCGAGGTGCCGTGGCAGTCGGTCGCCGCGTACCGGCGGACCTGGCTGCACGGTTTCGCCACCGCGGTACAGCAGCGGCTGACCAGTGCCGAGCAGCGGGCCGCCGTGGAGCACGGCAGTACCACCACCGCCGGCCGGTCCACCGAGCTGGTGCTGCGCGACCGGGTGGACATGGTCGATGAGGCGTACCAACAGGAATACGGGGACCTGCACGTCATGCGCCGTCGGCGGCTCTCCGGCGGCGGCTACCTCGACGGCCATCTCGCGGGCAGGCGGGCCGATCTCGGCGCGACCCCCGTTTCCGCTGCGCGTCCCGGGCTGCACATCACCTGA